The following proteins are encoded in a genomic region of Haloarcula salinisoli:
- a CDS encoding AbrB/MazE/SpoVT family DNA-binding domain-containing protein has protein sequence MPRVTTKGQVTIPKEVREALGIEPGDEVTFEEGEDGYTIRKEAPTTASGADPFEKYRGSAETDATMPERMRRLRDEYPRDVTDGDTTGGSS, from the coding sequence ATGCCACGGGTCACTACCAAGGGGCAAGTTACCATCCCGAAAGAGGTCCGTGAGGCGCTCGGCATCGAACCCGGTGACGAGGTCACCTTCGAGGAGGGCGAGGACGGGTACACCATCCGGAAGGAGGCCCCGACGACGGCTTCGGGCGCCGACCCCTTCGAGAAGTACCGCGGGAGCGCCGAGACCGACGCGACGATGCCGGAGCGGATGCGTCGCCTCCGCGACGAGTATCCTCGAGACGTCACTGACGGCGACACCACGGGTGGCTCGTCGTGA
- a CDS encoding type II toxin-antitoxin system VapC family toxin translates to MTTAVDTNVVLALLYDDAHADASEAALRQAYRDGNVVVTPVVYAELAADGQFGTADALDTFLADMSIQLAEPSRGALVRAGEQFGRYADRRPDGLQCPSCGAEQSVDCDTCGNGLAPRQHIAADFLIGAHATVDCDALLSFDEGFYETYFPSLTVRPA, encoded by the coding sequence GTGACGACGGCGGTCGACACGAACGTAGTGCTGGCGCTCCTGTACGACGACGCACACGCCGACGCCAGTGAGGCAGCGCTCCGGCAGGCGTACCGGGACGGCAACGTCGTCGTCACGCCGGTCGTCTACGCCGAACTCGCTGCAGACGGACAGTTCGGGACAGCGGACGCACTCGATACGTTCCTCGCGGACATGAGCATCCAGCTCGCCGAGCCGTCACGCGGGGCGCTGGTTCGGGCCGGCGAACAGTTCGGGCGATACGCTGATCGACGACCGGATGGATTACAGTGTCCGTCCTGTGGGGCGGAACAGTCTGTCGACTGTGATACCTGCGGGAACGGCCTCGCCCCCCGCCAGCACATCGCCGCTGACTTTCTCATCGGCGCTCACGCGACTGTCGACTGTGATGCCCTGCTCAGCTTCGACGAGGGGTTCTACGAGACGTACTTTCCGTCGCTGACGGTTCGTCCGGCATAG
- the hisI gene encoding phosphoribosyl-AMP cyclohydrolase, giving the protein MTDLTLAFDDNEYLPAVAQDAASGEVLMLAYVTEEALEKTRETGYAHYYSRSRDELWKKGGTSGHTQEIEEVRVDCDGDALLYLVDQSGGACHTGYESCFYRTVDGEEVGKQVFDPDDVY; this is encoded by the coding sequence ATGACTGACCTCACTCTTGCCTTCGACGACAACGAGTACCTCCCGGCGGTCGCCCAGGACGCCGCGTCGGGCGAGGTGCTGATGCTCGCCTACGTCACCGAGGAAGCCCTCGAGAAGACACGCGAGACGGGCTACGCCCACTACTACTCGCGCAGCCGCGACGAGCTCTGGAAGAAAGGGGGAACGAGCGGCCACACCCAGGAAATCGAGGAGGTGCGGGTCGACTGCGACGGCGACGCCCTGCTGTATCTGGTCGACCAGTCCGGCGGCGCCTGCCACACCGGCTACGAGTCCTGTTTCTACCGGACCGTCGACGGCGAAGAGGTCGGCAAGCAGGTGTTCGACCCCGACGACGTCTACTGA
- a CDS encoding DUF7118 family protein → MTDAAQQLHEAATQRRQARERVEAIGEAQLRRCRELYREFHDLLDRYEDTATGSGNFQAYTEFEGRVANLAEDLDDDLPEKETFEAVDDYLQQRRLSESDFETARRKLDPVGDVVGRLDEWEDSREQYREARRDARKRLGELEDRIDELERLQRMGDADLDAPVEHLREPIVTYDERVQEAFSEFRSSASAREVLSAVARADAYPLVDFQSPPEDLLGYVQRYEAGTEPIPKLLEYADYSASKLDHYVDDTAALKRAVGTRRTYLRTLDADPLTIGWPPPPADHLPWLVQEFRSVLSTFAGEDVVEKLRAVRALARREDYERLRESALARAELAEDERERLASGAVEDELQDAREEKADIEDALAEHGSL, encoded by the coding sequence ATGACCGACGCTGCCCAGCAGCTCCACGAGGCCGCAACGCAGCGCCGCCAGGCCCGCGAGCGTGTCGAGGCAATCGGCGAGGCACAACTCCGTCGCTGCCGGGAGCTCTACCGCGAGTTCCACGACCTGCTCGACCGCTACGAGGACACCGCCACCGGCAGCGGCAACTTCCAGGCCTACACCGAGTTCGAGGGGCGAGTCGCGAATCTGGCCGAGGACCTAGACGACGACCTCCCCGAGAAGGAGACGTTCGAGGCCGTCGACGACTACCTCCAGCAGCGCCGGCTCAGCGAGTCCGACTTCGAGACCGCTCGGCGCAAGCTCGACCCCGTCGGCGACGTCGTCGGCCGACTGGACGAGTGGGAAGATTCCCGCGAGCAGTACCGCGAGGCCCGACGTGACGCCCGCAAGCGGCTGGGGGAACTCGAGGACCGCATCGACGAGCTAGAGCGGCTGCAGCGCATGGGTGATGCGGACCTCGACGCGCCAGTCGAGCATCTCAGAGAGCCCATTGTGACGTACGACGAGCGCGTCCAGGAGGCGTTCAGCGAGTTCCGGTCGTCGGCGTCGGCCCGCGAGGTGCTGTCGGCGGTGGCCCGTGCCGACGCGTACCCGCTCGTCGACTTTCAGTCCCCGCCCGAGGACCTGCTGGGCTACGTCCAGCGCTACGAGGCGGGTACCGAGCCGATTCCGAAGCTCCTCGAATACGCCGACTACTCCGCCTCGAAACTCGACCACTACGTCGACGACACCGCGGCGCTGAAGCGGGCCGTGGGGACCAGGCGGACCTACCTCCGCACCCTCGACGCCGACCCCCTCACGATTGGCTGGCCCCCGCCGCCGGCCGACCACCTTCCGTGGCTCGTCCAGGAGTTCCGCTCGGTACTCTCGACGTTCGCCGGCGAGGACGTGGTCGAGAAACTGCGTGCGGTCCGGGCCCTGGCCCGCCGCGAGGACTACGAGCGGCTCCGAGAGAGCGCGCTCGCACGGGCGGAACTGGCCGAGGACGAACGCGAACGGCTGGCGAGCGGGGCCGTCGAAGACGAGTTGCAGGATGCTCGCGAGGAGAAAGCTGACATCGAGGACGCGCTGGCGGAACACGGCTCGCTGTGA
- the glmM gene encoding phosphoglucosamine mutase, whose amino-acid sequence MHVFGSSGVRGVAGEELTPQDAMQVAQAAGSVWTTDTDRVAIARDTRTTGRTYENAATSGFTGLGFDVDRLGVVPTPGLQAYCEAEAVPGLMVTASHNPPAYNGIKLIGADGVELSRATLDEVEHALAAEPSHASWDRMGTDRRVERARRDYRAGVIESVDRERIADADLTVVVDPGHGAGALVSPDLFRELGCTVHTVNAQPDGHFPGRNPEPVAATLGDLRSYVRATDADLGIAHDGDGDRAMFVDERGEHVDGSAMFAALAAAELHEGDGVVSAVNASQRIVDVVEDAGATLSLTPIGSTYIVSRIAERQAEGTHVAIAGEGNGGILFPDYRIARDGAYTAARFCELLSDRPASELVAPYDDYYNVRRNLHVDDEAARESMLAGIEAHATEAAADLDTTDGWRLDYGDGWVLARPSGTEPVVRVYAEARTPERAEELAGQMVGAAERGE is encoded by the coding sequence ATGCACGTGTTCGGGTCGAGCGGTGTCCGGGGCGTCGCCGGCGAGGAACTGACGCCACAGGACGCTATGCAGGTCGCACAGGCGGCGGGGAGCGTGTGGACCACTGACACAGACCGGGTCGCCATCGCCCGGGACACCCGGACCACCGGCCGGACCTACGAGAACGCCGCGACGAGCGGCTTCACCGGGCTGGGTTTCGACGTCGACAGGCTGGGCGTCGTCCCGACGCCGGGGCTACAGGCCTACTGCGAGGCCGAGGCCGTCCCGGGGCTGATGGTGACGGCGAGTCACAACCCCCCGGCGTACAACGGCATCAAGCTCATCGGCGCCGACGGGGTCGAGCTGAGCCGGGCGACGTTAGACGAGGTCGAGCACGCCCTGGCCGCGGAGCCGAGCCACGCCTCCTGGGACCGGATGGGAACCGACCGGCGGGTCGAGCGCGCCCGACGCGACTACAGGGCCGGCGTCATCGAGTCGGTCGACCGCGAGCGCATCGCCGACGCCGACCTCACGGTCGTCGTCGACCCCGGCCACGGCGCGGGGGCCTTGGTCAGCCCGGACCTCTTTCGGGAGCTTGGCTGTACGGTCCACACAGTCAACGCCCAGCCCGACGGCCACTTCCCCGGCCGGAACCCCGAGCCCGTGGCGGCCACCCTCGGGGACCTGCGGAGCTACGTCAGGGCGACCGACGCCGACCTCGGCATCGCCCACGACGGCGACGGGGACAGAGCGATGTTCGTCGACGAACGCGGCGAGCACGTCGACGGCAGCGCGATGTTCGCGGCGCTCGCGGCGGCCGAACTACACGAGGGCGACGGCGTCGTCAGCGCGGTCAACGCCTCCCAGCGAATCGTCGACGTCGTCGAGGACGCCGGTGCGACCCTCTCCTTGACCCCCATCGGGTCGACGTACATCGTCAGCCGCATCGCGGAGCGCCAGGCCGAGGGCACCCACGTGGCCATCGCCGGCGAGGGCAACGGCGGTATCCTCTTCCCGGACTACCGCATCGCCCGCGACGGCGCCTACACCGCCGCCCGCTTCTGTGAGCTGCTTTCCGACCGACCGGCCAGCGAGCTGGTCGCGCCCTACGACGACTACTACAACGTCCGGCGGAACCTCCACGTCGACGACGAGGCCGCCCGGGAGTCGATGCTCGCCGGCATCGAGGCCCACGCCACCGAGGCCGCGGCCGACCTCGACACGACCGACGGCTGGCGGCTGGACTACGGCGACGGCTGGGTGCTGGCCCGGCCGTCGGGTACCGAACCGGTCGTCCGTGTCTACGCCGAGGCCCGCACCCCCGAACGGGCGGAGGAACTGGCCGGCCAGATGGTCGGCGCCGCCGAACGCGGGGAGTAA